In Eulemur rufifrons isolate Redbay chromosome 29, OSU_ERuf_1, whole genome shotgun sequence, one DNA window encodes the following:
- the OR2A7 gene encoding olfactory receptor 2A7 codes for MGDNITTITEFLLLGFPLGPQIQMLLFGLFSLFYILTLLGNGVILGLLSLDSRLHSPMYFFLSHLAIVDMAYACNTVPQMLVNLLDPAKPISFTGCLTQTFLYLTFAVTECLLLVMMSYDRYVAICHPLRYSAIMTWRVCIILAMTSWTTGVFLSSIHLALLLPLPFCRPQKINHFFCEIIAILKLACADTHINENMVLAGAISVLVGPLSSIVVSYACILCAILRIQSGEVQRKALSTCSSHLCVVGLFYGTAIIMYAGPQYGNPKEQKKYLLLFHSLFNPMLNPLIYSLRNSEVKNSLKKVLGVERAL; via the coding sequence ATGGGAGACAATATAACAACTATCACAGAGTTCCTGCTCCTGGGATTTCCACTTGGCCCACAGATTCAGATGCTTCTCTTTGGGCTCTTCTCCCTGTTCTACATCCTCACCCTGCTGGGGAATGGGGTCATCCTGGGGCTCCTCTCCCTGGACTCCAGACTGCAcagccccatgtacttcttcctctcaCACCTGGCCATTGTCGACATGGCCTATGCCTGCAACACGGTGCCCCAGATGCTGGTGAACCTCCTGGACCCAGCCAAGCCCATCTCCTTCACTGGCTGCTTGACACAGACCTTTCTCTATTTGACATTTGCTGTCACAGAATGTCTTCTCCTGGTGATGATGTCCTATGACCGGtatgtggccatctgccacccccTTCGATATTCTGCCATTATGACCTGGAGAGTCTGCATTATCCTAGCAATGACTTCCTGGACCACTGGAGTCTTTCTATCCTCGATTCACTTAGCGTTACTTCTACCTTTACCCTTCTGTAGGCCTCAGAAAATCAACCACTTTTTCTGTGAAATCATAGCTATCCTCAAACTTGCCTGTGCAGATACGCATATCAATGAAAACATGGTCTTGGCTGGAGCAATTTCTGTGCTGGTGGGACCCTTGTCCTCAATTGTAGTTTCATATGCATGCATCCTTTGTGCCATCCTCAGGATCCAGTCAGGGGAAGTTCAAAGAAAAGCCctctccacctgctcctcccacctctgtgTGGTTGGACTCTTCTATGGCACAGCCATTATCATGTATGCTGGACCCCAGTATGGGAATCCCAAGGAGCAAAAGAAATATCTCCTGCTGTTTCACAGCCTGTTCAATCCCATGCTCAACCCCCTGATCTACAGTCTTAGGAACTCAGAAGTGAAGAATTCTTTGAAGAAGGTGCTGGGAGTAGAAAGAGCTTTATGA
- the LOC138377266 gene encoding olfactory receptor 2A1/2A42-like, producing the protein MEENQTMVTEFILLGFCLGPRIHMVLFGLFSLFYTFTLLGNGVILGLISLDSRLHSPMYFFLSHLAIVDMACACSTVPQMLVNLLDPAKPISFTGCLTQTFLFLSFAHTECLLLVVMSYDWYVAICHPLRYSVIMSWRVCTALAVTSWACGSLLALVHVVLILRLPFCGPHEINHFFCEILSVLKLACADTRLNQVVIFTACVFILVGPLCLVLVSYSRILLAILSIQAGEGRRKAFSTCSSHLCVVGLFFGSAIVMYMAPKSRHPEEQQKILFLFYSCFNPMLNPLIYSLRNTEVQGALRRALCKESHSQLGWRVNLQHQ; encoded by the coding sequence ATGGAGGAAAATCAGACAATGGTCACAGAGTTCATCCTACTGGGATTTTGTCTTGGCCCAAGGATTCACATGGTCCTTTTCGGACTTTTCTCTCTATTCTACACCTTCACCCTGCTGGGAAATGGGGTCATCCTAGGACTTATCTCCCTGGACTCCAGACTGCAcagccccatgtacttcttcctctcaCACCTGGCCATCGTCGACATGGCCTGTGCCTGCAGCACGGTGCCCCAGATGCTGGTGAACCTCCTGGACCCAGCCAAGCCCATCTCCTTCACTGGCTGCTTGACGCAGACCTTTCTCTTTTTGAGTTTTGCACATACCGAATGTCTTCTCCTGGTGGTGATGTCCTATGACTGGtatgtggccatctgccacccccTCCGATATTCTGTCATCATGAGCTGGAGAGTGTGCACGGCCCTGGCCGTCACTTCCTGGGCATGTGGCTCCCTGCTGGCCCTGGTCCATGTGGTTCTCATCCTGAGACTGCCCTTCTGTGGGCCTCATGAAATCAACCACTTCTTCTGTGAAATTCTGTCTGTCCTCAAGCTGGCCTGTGCTGACACTAGGCTCAACCAAGTGGTCATCTTCACAGCCTGCGTGTTCATCCTGGTGGGGCCCCTCTGCCTGGTGCTGGTCTCCTACTCGCGCATCCTGCTGGCCATCCTGAGCATCCAGGCAGGGGAGGGCCGCAGaaaggccttctccacctgctcaTCCCACCTCTGTGTGGTCGGGCTCTTCTTTGGCAGCGCCATTGTCATGTACATGGCCCCCAAGTCCCGCCATCCTGAGGAGCAGCAGAAGATCCTTTTCCTGTTCTACAGCTGTTTCAACCCCATGCTGAACCCCCTgatctacagcctgaggaacacAGAGGTCCAGGGTGCCCTGAGGAGAGCGCTGTGCAAAGAAAGTCATTCCCAACTGGGGTGGCGTGTGAATCTCCAGCATCAGTAG
- the LOC138377029 gene encoding olfactory receptor 2A1/2A42-like — protein sequence MGENQTMVTQFILLGFLVGRRIQMLLFGLFSLFYVLTLLGNGVILGLISLDSRLHSPMYFFLSHLAIVDMAYACSTVPQMLVNLLDPAKSISFARCMMQTFLFLSFGHTECLLLVVMSYDRYVAICHPLRYSAIMSWRVCIVLAITSWACGSLLALVHVVLILRLPFCGPHEINHFFCEILSVLKLACADTWLNKVVIFAVSMFILVGPPCLMLVSYSRILLAILSIQAGEGRRKAFSTCSSHLCVVGLFFGSAIIMYMAPKSHHPEEQQKVLFLFYSFFNPMLNPLIYSLRNAEVKGALRRVLCKENHSQLGWRVNLQPH from the coding sequence ATGGGGGAAAACCAAACAATGGTGACACAGTTCATCCTACTGGGATTCCTTGTTGGCAGAAGGATTCAGATGCTTCTCTTTGGGCTCTTCTCCCTGTTCTACGTCCTCACCCTGCTGGGGAACGGGGTCATCCTGGGACTTATCTCCCTGGACTCCAGACTGCAcagccccatgtacttcttcctctcaCACCTGGCCATCGTCGACATGGCGTATGCCTGCAGCACGGTGCCCCAGATGCTGGTGAACCTCCTGGACCCAGCCAAGTCCATCTCCTTCGCTCGCTGCATGATGCAGACCTTTCTCTTTTTGAGTTTTGGACATACCGAATGTCTTCTCCTGGTGGTGATGTCCTATGACCGGtatgtggccatctgccacccccTCCGATATTCTGCCATCATGAGCTGGAGAGTGTGCATTGTCCTGGCCATCACTTCCTGGGCATGTGGCTCCCTGCTGGCCCTGGTCCATGTGGTTCTCATCCTGAGGCTGCCCTTCTGTGGGCCTCATGAAATCAACCACTTCTTCTGTGAAATCCTGTCTGTCCTCAAGCTGGCCTGTGCTGACACCTGGCTCAACAAAGTTGTCATCTTTGCTGTTTCCATGTTCATCCTGGTGGGACCCCCCTGCTTGATGCTGGTCTCCTACTCACGCATCCTGCTGGCCATCCTGAGCATCCAGGCAGGGGAGGGCCGCAGaaaggccttctccacctgctcaTCCCACCTCTGTGTGGTCGGGCTCTTCTTTGGCAGCGCCATCATCATGTACATGGCCCCCAAGTCCCACCATCCTGAGGAGCAGCAGAAGGTCCTTTTCCTGTTTTATAGCTTTTTCAACCCCATGCTGAACCCCCTGATCTATAGCTTGAGGAATGCAGAGGTCAAGGGTGCCCTGAGGAGAGTGCTGTGCAAAGAAAATCATTCCCAGTTGGGGTGGCGTGTGAATCTCCAGCCTCACTAG
- the LOC138377030 gene encoding olfactory receptor 2A1/2A42-like, whose translation MGENQTMVTQFILLGFLVGRRIQMLLFGLFSLFYVLTLLGNGVILGLLSLDSRLHTPMYFFLSHLAIVDMAYACSTVPQMLVNLLDPAKPISFTGCLTQTFLFLSFAHIECLLVVMSYDRYVAICHPLRYSVIMSWRVCTALAVTSWACGSLLALVHVVLILRLPFCGPHEINHFFCEILSVLKLACADTWLNKAVIFAASVFILVGPPCLVLVSYSRILLAILSIQAGEGRRKAFSTCSSHLCVVGLFFGSAIVMYMAPKSRHPEEQQKILFLFYSFFNPMLNPLIYSLRNAEVQGTLRRALCKENHSQLGWGVNLQPQ comes from the coding sequence ATGGGGGAAAACCAAACAATGGTGACACAGTTCATCCTACTGGGATTCCTTGTTGGCAGAAGGATTCAGATGCTTCTCTTTGGGCTCTTCTCCCTATTCTATGTCCTCACCCTGCTGGGGAACGGGGTCATCCTGGGGCTCCTCTCCCTGGACTCCAGACtgcacacccccatgtacttcttcctctcaCACCTGGCCATCGTCGACATGGCCTATGCCTGCAGCACGGTGCCCCAGATGCTGGTGAACCTCCTGGACCCAGCCAAGCCCATCTCCTTCACTGGCTGCTTGACGCAGACCTTTCTCTTTTTGAGTTTTGCACATATCGAATGTCTTCTGGTGGTGATGTCCTATGACCGGtatgtggccatctgccacccccTCCGATATTCTGTCATCATGAGCTGGAGAGTGTGCACTGCCCTGGCCGTCACTTCCTGGGCATGTGGCTCCCTGCTGGCCCTGGTCCATGTGGTTCTCATCCTGAGGCTGCCCTTCTGTGGGCCTCATGAAATCAACCACTTCTTCTGTGAAATCCTGTCTGTCCTCAAGCTGGCCTGTGCTGACACCTGGCTCAACAAAGCTGTCATCTTTGCTGCTTCCGTGTTCATCCTGGTGGGACCCCCCTGCTTGGTGCTGGTCTCCTACTCACGCATCCTGCTGGCCATCCTGAGCATCCAGGCAGGGGAGGGCCGCAGaaaggccttctccacctgctcaTCCCACCTCTGTGTGGTCGGGCTCTTCTTTGGCAGCGCCATCGTCATGTACATGGCCCCCAAGTCCCGCCATCCTGAGGAGCAGCAGAAGATCCTTTTCCTGTTTTATAGCTTTTTCAACCCCATGCTGAACCCCCTgatctacagcctgaggaatgCAGAGGTCCAGGGTACACTGAGGAGAGCGCTGTGCAAAGAAAATCATTCCCAGTTGGGGTGGGGTGTGAATCTCCAGCCTCAGTAG